The Lynx canadensis isolate LIC74 chromosome D1, mLynCan4.pri.v2, whole genome shotgun sequence genome has a segment encoding these proteins:
- the PATE1 gene encoding prostate and testis expressed protein 1, with translation MDKPLLLGLPILLCCIRAQMTGIVQCRMCHLQFPGEKCSRGRGICVVTSEESCTTVRISKKDGTPWLMFMGCLKSCANVGKIKWSVYLVEFRCCRGYDFCNEYL, from the exons atggaCAAGCCCCTATTGCTGGGACTCCCCATCCTGCTCTGCTGCATTAGAG CCCAAATGACAGGAATCGTTCAGTGTAGGATGTGCCACTTGCAGTTTCCAGGAGAGAAGTGTTCCAGAGGCAGAGGAATATGCGTTGTAACAAGTGAAGAGTCTTGCACAACTGTCAGGATTTCCAAGA AAGACGGTACTCCATGGTTAATGTTCATGGGCTGCCTGAAGAGCTGTGCTAATGtgggcaaaataaaatggagtgtCTACTTGGTGGAGTTCAGGTGCTGCCGGGGCTATGACTTCTGCAATGAATACCTATAG